The proteins below come from a single Leptidea sinapis chromosome Z, ilLepSina1.1, whole genome shotgun sequence genomic window:
- the LOC126978606 gene encoding dihydropyrimidine dehydrogenase [NADP(+)], producing MAKLLSQELPDIENLLKRNPTVRPFSNLVPSAETKRNKQHWKRNVDRKCTSCPSLTKNFDDIKHTTLSERGALKEAARCLKCADAPCQKSCPTQIDVKSFITSIANRNYYGAAKAILSDNPLGLTCGMVCPTSDLCVGGCNLHASEEGAINIGGLQHFAVEIFMKMGIPQTLDPNTKPLRKGADHKIALIGGGPASISCACFLARLGYKNITVYEKEKHLGGLSSSEIPQYRLPYNVVQYEVDLVKNLGVNFVTGRALSTKDITVQGLLNEGHAAVFLGIGLPEPKSIPIFKNLTQEMGFYTSKDFLPLVSKGSKNGMCSCKSALPDLYGNVIVLGAGDTAFDCATSALRCGARRVYVVFRKGFTNIRAVPEEVDLAKEEKCEFVPFMSPREVIVRDGKIASLKMCKTEQLDDGEWIEDEELIMTLKANFIISAFGSGLYDTDVKEAMSGVKLNRWGLPEVNSTYMQSVSNPRVFVGGDLAGVAETTVESVNDGKTAAWFMHCYLQGIPFDAPVELPKFHSPIDDVDLSVEVCGIKFENPFGLASAPPTTSSAMIRRAFQQGWGFCVTKTFGLDKDLVTNVSPRIVRGVTSGENFGPGQGSFLNIELISEKCEAYWCQSIKELKRDFPTKVVIASIMCSYNEADWTELAQKAEASGADALELNLSCPHGMGESGMGLACGQDPKLVKGISQWVRKAISIPFFVKLTPNITDIVGIAIAAHEGGASGVSAINTVSGLMTVRADATPWPGVGIEKRTTYGGVSGNATRPIGLRAVSAIANKLPNFPILGIGGIDSADSALQFILCGAPVVQICSAVQNQDFTLIDDYVTGLKALLYLRAKGLDGWTGQSPPSFKHQKGKPVQTLYDEQGKVLAHFGPYGKKREEILESIREKSDILDDNKVQNSTSNGLTNSHSEIPKIKDVLGLALPRIGSYKKLDNTKQVVALIDDDMCINCGKCYMACADSGYQAIDFDANTHIPHVTDDCTGCTLCLSVCPIIDCITMVPKQIPHIIKRGLQYQVHPISPLDAVCQ from the exons ATGGCGAAATTATTAAGTCAAGAATTACCTGACATCGAG AACTTACTTAAACGCAACCCTACTGTAAGACCGTTCAGCAATCTGGTACCTTCGGCTGAaactaaaagaaataaacagCATTGGAAGAGAAACGTCGATCGAAAATGCACT AGCTGTCCTTCACTCACGAAGAACTTCGATGACATCAAGCACACTACTCTCTCAGAACGAGGAGCGCTGAAGGAAGCTGCAAGATGTCTGAAATGCGCGGACGCTCCCTGTCAGAAGTCTTGTCCAACTCAGATAGATGTCAAATCCTTCATTACCAGTATTGCCAACCGG AATTACTATGGAGCTGCAAAGGCAATTTTGTCGGACAACCCTCTTGGGTTGACTTGCGGAATGGTCTGTCCCACAAGCGACTTGTGTGTGGGCGGCTGTAACCTACATGCTAGCGAGGAGGGAGCCATCAATATTGGAGGACTGCAGCATTTTGCTGTTGAA aTTTTCATGAAGATGGGTATTCCTCAAACATTAGATCCAAATACGAAACCTCTAAGGAAAGGAGCTGATCATAAAATAGCGCTGATCGGCGGAGGACCAGCCAGCATTAGCTGTGCATGTTTCTTAGCACGCCTCGGATACAAGAATATCACTGTTTATGAAAAGGAAAAACATCTCGGTGGTTTGAG TTCATCGGAAATACCTCAATATCGTTTACCATATAATGTGGTACAATATGAAGTAGATCTTGTTAAGAATTTAGGAGTGAATTTTGTGACCGGCCGAGCCCTTTCTACGAAAGACATAACCGTCCAG GGTCTTTTAAATGAAGGCCATGCAGCTGTTTTTCTTGGTATTGGCCTTCCAGAACCAAAAAGCATACCAATATTCAAAAACCTGACGCAGGAAATGGGTTTCTATACCAGTAAAGATTTCCTCCCGCTTGTATCTAAAGGAAGCAAGAAcg GGATGTGTTCTTGCAAGAGTGCCTTACCAGATCTCTATGGTAATGTTATTGTTTTGGGAGCTGGAGACACAGCGTTCGATTGTGCAACATCAGCGCTTAGGTGTGGTGCCAGAAGAGTATATGTCGTATTTAGAAAGGGCTTTACTAACATACGAGCGGTTCCTGAAGAG GTGGATTTAGCCAAGGAAGAAAAGTGCGAGTTTGTACCATTTATGTCTCCGCGTGAAGTCATCGTCCGAGATGGAAAG ATAGCTAGCCTTAAGATGTGCAAAACAGAACAGCTTGATGACGGTGAATGGATCGAAGACGAAGAGCTGATCATGACTTTAAAGGCTAATTTCATCATATCCGCATTCGGTTCAGGACTTTATGATACTGATG TTAAAGAAGCAATGTCTGGGGTAAAACTGAACCGCTGGGGGCTGCCAGAAGTGAACAGCACGTACATGCAGAGTGTTAGCAACCCTCGAGTATTCGTTGGAGGGGACCTGGCTGGGGTTGCAGAGACCACCGTGGAGTCTGTCAACGACGGGAAAACCGCCGCATGGTTCATGCACTGCTATCTTCAG GGTATCCCCTTCGACGCACCAGTAGAACTACCAAAGTTCCACTCCCCTATTGATGACGTCGACTTAAGCGTGGAGGTGTGCGGCATTAAGTTTGAGAACCCATTTGGCTTGGCGAGCGCTCCACCCACCACTAGCTCAGCTATGATACGAAGAGCTTTCCAGCAAGGCTGGGGATTCTGTGTCACTAAAACTTTCGGATTGGACAAG GACTTAGTCACGAATGTTTCACCGCGTATCGTACGGGGAGTTACCTCAGGTGAGAACTTTGGTCCTGGGCAAGGATCGTTCCTCAACATTGAGCTGATTTCGGAGAAGTGTGAGGCGTATTGGTGTCAGAGCATAAAAGAGCTGAAGAGAGACTTTCCAACTAAG GTGGTAATTGCTTCGATAATGTGTTCTTACAACGAAGCAGATTGGACGGAGTTGGCGCAAAAAGCAGAGGCCTCTGGTGCTGATGCGCTGGAACTGAACTTATCTTGCCCacatggaatgggagaatctgGGATGGGCTTAGCTTGTGGCCAG gATCCCAAGCTAGTTAAGGGAATATCTCAGTGGGTTCGCAAAGCAATCAGTATACCGTTCTTTGTGAAGCTAACACCAAACATCACGGATATTGTTGGTATCGCAATCGCTGCACATGAAg GTGGTGCTAGTGGCGTATCAGCAATAAATACAGTGTCAGGACTGATGACTGTAAGAGCTGACGCAACACCCTGGCCTGGAGTAG GAATAGAGAAGCGTACAACATACGGTGGTGTGTCGGGTAATGCAACTAGGCCGATAGGTCTGCGAGCGGTTTCCGCCATCGCAAACAAGCTGCCAAACTTCCCAATTCTAGGCATCGGCGGGATAGACTCCGCTGATTCTGCACTACAGTTTATATTATGCGGAGCTCCTGTTGTTCAA ATTTGCAGTGCAGTACAGAATCAAGACTTTACACTGATCGATGATTACGTAACGGGTCTCAAAGCCCTCTTGTACTTGCGGGCTAAGGGTCTCGACGGGTGGACAGGTCAATCTCCACCATCTTTCAAGCACCAGAAAGGAAAGCCCGTACAAACTTTGTACGATGAACAAGGAAAG gtACTAGCACACTTTGGACCTTACGGTAAAAAGAGAGAAGAGATACTGGAATCGATTCGCGAAAAATCAGACATTCTCGACGATAATAAGGTTCAAAATTCGACATCGAATGGCTTGACCAATAGCCACTCCGAAATACCCAAAATCAAAGATGTACTAGGGCTAGCACTGCCAAGAATTGGTAGCTACAAAAAGTTGGATAACACCAAACAAGTCGTCGCTCTTATTGATGAC GACATGTGCATCAACTGTGGCAAATGCTACATGGCGTGTGCTGATTCAGGATATCAGGCAATCGA ctTCGATGCAAATACTCACATCCCACATGTGACGGACGATTGCACGGGCTGCAcgctctgtctgtctgtatgtcctATCATAGATTGCATTAC AATGGTTCCAAAACAAATTCCCCACATCATCAAGAGAGGTCTGCAATACCAAGTCCACCCCATATCACCATTGGATGCTGTGTgtcaataa
- the LOC126978614 gene encoding alpha-(1,3)-fucosyltransferase 10, which yields MFYNVVKRKIKNYFKHTMFALIKLMVNLLRRNIYCMMWTILAVILMLIICLNFQREDNPTHAVPLLVWWTSSFPGTTQIRFCLNNVKCNVVSDHENINVSEVDAFLFYGSNLDFDNLPLPRRPKDVIWGLYHEESPRNVEELMHLELLELFNYSSTFSEHSDVPFPLQYLDSFDDITNSKYFVPTTIKNGFKNISAVMYLQTDCETATERDEYVKELMKYIQVDSYGTCLKNKDMPTRFTMDYLNNLNDDSFLRFIARYKFVLAIENGVCDDYVTEKFWRAIKTGTVPIYFGSPTIRHWLPNEKSAILLEDYPSPKVMSEHIKKLVDNDSLYETYLEHKTQKLISNKKLLDEFRLRPYQLDALEVVKKFECLICEKVHDKRSGIIETKMVNNYHYNCPKPVSALTLQVNPSNNWVFSWYDSKFRAKEINKRVMNKI from the coding sequence ATGTTTTACAATGTAGTTAAGAGgaagataaaaaattattttaaacacacCATGTTtgctttaataaaattaatggtTAATTTATTGAGAAGAAATATATACTGTATGATGTGGACAATACTTGcagttattttaatgttaataatttgtttgaatttccAAAGAGAAGATAACCCAACCCATGCAGTACCATTGCTTGTTTGGTGGACCTCAAGCTTTCCAGGAACAACACAAATtcgtttttgtttaaataatgttaagtgTAATGTTGTTAGTGATCATGAAAACATAAATGTAAGTGAAGTTGATGCTTTCCTATTTTATGGAAGTAATTTAGATTTTGACAATTTGCCATTGCCAAGACGACCAAAAGATGTAATTTGGGGCTTGTATCATGAAGAATCACCAAGAAATGTTGAGGAATTAATGCATTTAGAACTATTGGAACTATTTAACTACTCATCAACTTTCAGTGAACACAGTGATGTCCCATTTCCTTTGCAGTATTTGGATTCTTTTGATGATATAACAAACTCAAAGTACTTTGTGCCAACAACTATAAAAAATGGTTTCAAAAATATTTCGGCTGTTATGTACTTACAGACAGATTGTGAAACTGCAACAGAAAGGGATGAGTATGTGAAAGAACTGATGAAGTATATTCAAGTGGACTCCTATGGAACTTGTCTTAAAAATAAGGATATGCCAACAAGATTTACCATGgattacttaaataatttgaatgatGACAGTTTTCTCCGCTTTATTGCAAGATACAAGTTCGTATTGGCTATTGAAAATGGAGTTTGTGATGATTATGTCACAGAAAAGTTTTGGCGTGCAATCAAAACTGGTACAGTGCCTATATATTTTGGCTCCCCAACAATAAGGCATTGGTTGCCAAATGAAAAATCAGCAATTTTATTAGAAGACTATCCTTCACCTAAAGTAATGAGTGAACATATAAAGAAATTAGTGGATAATGATAGCCTATATGAAACATACTTGGAACACAAAACACAAaagttaatttcaaataaaaaactcTTGGATGAGTTTAGGTTAAGGCCTTATCAATTAGATGCATTGGAGGTTGTGAAGAAGTTTGAATGTTTGATTTGTGAGAAAGTTCATGATAAACGGTCTGGGATCATTGAAACAAAAATGgtaaataattatcactataaCTGCCCTAAACCTGTTTCTGCTTTAACATTACAAGTAAATCCTTCTAATAACTGGGTGTTTTCCTGGTATGATTCGAAATTTAGGgcaaaagaaataaacaaacgagtgatgaataaaatataa